In one window of Episyrphus balteatus chromosome 3, idEpiBalt1.1, whole genome shotgun sequence DNA:
- the LOC129915517 gene encoding PH and SEC7 domain-containing protein isoform X4 → MAEELMVVLKRSENSGFGFSLLGTTGPPHVIYDIVENSPAAECGAVEAGDIIVKVNGTDVHRYTTKEVLKCLRLSDDLVTLELKRDPKIKARIKEQLASTKNLHYNSDSPRESPNIFDIKTSSRKSDPLTSSIRRPPTQLSPSSSTTKILVESPCRPSRIPTALALKCPAPKNVQHSPQHKRPRPSQIPKANANGGGGNNFQLTNSFYTQQSEPGTNSNSNNFKELGDQQQQIKEPQSAPPTTKARFEAYMMTGDLILNLSRTPQSSNLIPAHAKKVDSLRDSPNRAAARANGALAPRASGESTPSSSSASPSHSESSDSVNLIKKKDKTNNRKDHSINNTYSSNNSSDRQFRKDSLTNDTLLLCEELDRDEEDEEDNNDDDEEDVEEEDEEIDPDEQDKLDEESLDEFNYEISPAPYASDSQRGGGDVQQTQECLGSEFNDDLSAGVTSSSSSFKQKLLQQQQQRNSDRVRIQQTAATATIDLVDSSSARDYTGPSSQYHHHHHHHHHHHAHHRQQHYQQQQQQQIQIQQQNNSSSSSSSTTVKSEANSSPDETSFSVPTSPISLSTPLLDVKETANSVPTSPEPSGINEAAVIRRQHHHNGVVRKCDSAGFRTSKSEDHLQQVQREGIAAVIPIDIDEDVNSSLNTLLDTRQDSEDSQPTQKKKADPTPTVLSHRDIILKRRKKASNRDRIVWTYNAPLPTNQQQQQYPNHHYPQHYATTTSPNSHSSSISSSPQHTDSPASPTSVSSSVMSSSGSKGALGGAAGGGGGGGSSSGMAGNSTGQTNQNLGFLHCPVNGDQSVSEAISNISSPDYQDDDNLLSSRDLIGGMVLSDPSDSDSTILVSEAVQRKRDQQKLQQQQQQQLQQQQQQQQNEHKLVIQVRGLDSSNSTTSRSAYSELKDSEDELATLTEEPPTVVTANNSNSSNGNGNQQHQLQQQDSKESSPPVSDDGSDVESLHSYHYSPKAVDMPSAIRLAKRLYSLDGFKKSDVSRHLSKNNDFSRAVADEYLKYFTFEKKTLDQALREFLQQFSLSGETQERERVLVHFSKRFLDCNAGTFNSQDAVHTLTCAIMLLNTDLHGANISRKMTCAEFVDNLAELNDGENFPKDVLKYLYQAIKSQPLEWALDDESPDQQKQRNDNNMGAGQIGQNPFLDIPEPSAAIEYKKGYVMRKCCYESNYKKTPFGKRSWKMFYCTLRDLVLYLHKDEHGFRKSQMSDNLHNAIRIHHALATKATDYTKKQHVFRLQTADQAEYLFQTSDSKELQSWVETINFVCASFSAPPLEGGVGSQKRFQRPLLPSTHTKLLMKEQLTSHEHQVIQLENTVAEHKKGPIPSKGLPLQNYKEKENYLQYELRRYKTYVSILNAKLLADQQMELQNNCLINPDDPEGIFGGGGAGNGSRTIITGIGNPTQPSNSIILQSPGQQQQQSQQSQQQQTTTANRKKEKK, encoded by the exons gttgaaGCTGGCGATATAATTGTAAAAGTAAACGGAACAGATGTCCATCGATACACAACAAAAGAGG TTTTGAAATGTCTGCGATTATCCGACGATCTCGTTACCCTAGAACTTAAAAGAG atcCAAAAATAAAAGCCCGCATCAAAGAACAACTAGCTAGCACAAAGAATCTTCATTATAATTCCGATTCACCAAGAGAATCTCCAAATATCTTTGATATTAAAACATCATCACGTAAATCAGATCCTTTAACATCGTCAATACGTCGACCACCAACACAATTAAGTCCCTCATCGTCGACAACGAAAATCCTTGTCGAATCACCATGTCGTCCTTCACGCATTCCAACTGCTTTAGCTTTAAAGTGTCCAGCACCGAAGAATGTCCAACATTCACCACAACATAAACGGCCACGGCCATCGCAAATTCCAAAAGCTAATGCCAATGGTGGCGGTGGTAATAATTTTCAACTCACCAATAGTTTCTATACTCAACAATCTGAACCTGGTACGAATTCGAATTCCAACAATTTTAAAGAGTTAGGTGATCAACAACAGCAAATAAAAGAGCCACAATCTGCTCCGCCAACAACAAAGGCACGCTTTGAGGCGTACATGATGACCGGAGATTTAATACTCAATTTATCACGAACACCCCAGAGTAGTAATTTGATTCCAGCTCACGCCAAAAAG GTGGATAGCTTACGTGATTCTCCGAATCGTGCTGCAGCCCGTGCCAATGGGGCTTTAGCACCACGAGCCTCTGGAGAATCGACACCATCATCTTCATCGGCCTCGCCATCGCACTCAGAGAGCTCCGACTCagtgaatttaattaaaaagaaagataaGACTAACAATCGAAAAGACCATAGTATTAACAACACATATAGTAGTAATAACAGTAGTGATAGACAATTCCGCAAGGATTCCCTAACTAACGACACATTATTGTTATGTGAAGAATTAGATAGGGACGAAGAAGACGAAGAAGataacaacgacgacgacgaggaaGACGTCgaagaagaagacgaagaaATCGATCCTGACGAACAGGACAAACTGGACGAAGAAAGCCTCGACGAGTTCAACTACGAAATTAGCCCCGCTCCTTATGCTAGCGATAGCCAGCGAGGAGGAGGCGATGTACAACAAACACAAGAGTGCTTAGGCAGTGAATTTAATGACGATTTAAGTGCCGGTGTTACATCGTCCTCCTCCTCATTCAAACAGAAACtcttacaacaacaacagcagagGAACTCTGATCGAGTTCGTATACAACAAACGGCCGCAACTGCAACCATTGATCTGGTTGATAGCTCATCGGCCAGAGACTATACTGGGCCATCATCACagtaccatcatcatcatcaccaccaccatcatcatcacgcGCACCATCGACAACAACACtaccagcaacaacaacaacaacaaatacaaattcaacaacaaaataacTCGTCATCCTCCTCGTCGTCAACAACTGTGAAAAGCGAAGCAAACAGCTCACCGGACGAGACTAGCTTCTCGGTGCCAACGTCACCGATATCGCTCTCGACGCCGCTGTTGGACGTTAAAGAGACTGCCAACTCAGTGCCAACCAGTCCAGAACCGAGTGGCATCAACGAAGCAGCCGTGATTCGACGGCAACATCATCACAACGGTGTTGTGCGCAAGTGTGATTCGGCTGGTTTCCGAACCAGCAAGTCAGAAGACCACTTGCAACAAGTGCAGCGCGAAGGTATTGCCGCTGTTATACCGATCGATATTGATGAGGATGTAAATAGCTCTCTTAACACGCTGCTAGATACTAGACAGGATTCTGAAGATTCTCAG cCAACCCAAAAAAAGAAGGCTGACCCGACACCCACTGTCCTCAGTCATAGAGATATTATTTTGAAGAGGaggaaaaaa GCATCAAATCGTGATCGTATTGTTTGGACATATAACGCGCCTCTGCCAActaaccaacaacaacaacaatacccAAACCATCATTACCCCCAGCACTATGCCACAACGACATCACCAAATTCGCATTCTAGTTCAATAAGCTCATCACCTCAGCACACAGATAGTCCGGCATCACCGACATCGGTTTCCAGTTCGGTAATGTCGTCGTCGGGTTCAAAGGGCGCCTTAGGTGGGGCAGCTGGTGGCGGAGGGGGAGGAGGTAGTAGTAGTGGCATGGCTGGCAATAGTACTGGTCAAACTAATCAAAATCTTGGCTTCCTTCACTGTCCAGTGAATGGAGATCAAAGTGTTTCCGAAGCGATATCGAATATCTCTTCACCTGACTACCAGGACGATGATAACTTATTGAGTTCACGCGATCTAATCGGTGGAATGGTCCTGAGCGATCCAAGTGATTCAGATTCCACGATACTCGTTTCGGAAGCAGTACAAAGAAAGAGAGACCAACAAAAGttacaacagcagcaacaacaacaattgcaacaacagcaacaacaacaacaaaatgaaCATAAACTTGTTATTCAAGTACGCGGATTGGATAGCAGTAATTCAACGACATCACGATCGGCATATTCAGAATTGAAAGATTCTGAAGATGAACTAGCCACTTTGACCGAAGAACCACCGACAGTTGTTACTGCAAATAATAGTAACAGTagcaatggcaatggcaatcAACAGCATCAGCTGCAACAGCAAGATTCTAAAGAATCTTCGCCACCGGTATCGGATGATGGCAGTGATGTTGAATCATTGCACTCGTATCATTATTCACCTAAAGCTGTTGATATGCCATCGGCAATTCGATTGGCTAAAAGACTGTACTCATTGGATGGCTTTAAGAAGAGTGATGTATCTCGGCAtttgagtaaaaa CAACGACTTCAGCCGAGCAGTTGCCGATGAATACTTGAAGTATTTCACATTCGAGAAAAAGACTTTAGACCAAGCGCTTAGAGAATTCTTGCAGCAATTTTCACTTTCTGGTGAAACGCAAGAACGAGAACGAGTTTTAGTTCATTTTTCGAAAAGATTTTTGGACTGTAATGCTGGAACTTTCAATTCACAAG aTGCTGTTCATACCCTAACCTGTGCAATAATGCTGCTGAATACAGATCTTCATGGAGCTAACATAAGTCGTAAAATGACTTGTGCCGAATTTGTTGATAATCTCGCTGAGCTAAATGATGGGGAAAATTTCCCCAAAGACGTATTGAAGTACTTGTATCAAGCTATTAAAAGTCAACCATTAGAATGGGCACT TGACGACGAATCTCCTGATCAGCAAAAACAACGAAATGACAATAATATGGGAGCTGGTCAAATTGGACAAAATCCATTCCTAGATATTCCAGAGCCATCGGCTGCAATCGAATACAAAAAAGGCTATGTGATGCGAAAATGCTGTTATGAatctaattataaaaaaa CTCCCTTTGGAAAGCGTTCctggaaaatgttttattgcaCACTACGGGATTTAGTATTATATTTGCACAAGGATGAACACGGATTCAGAAAAAGTCAA ATGTCCGATAATTTACATAATGCAATCCGTATTCATCATGCGCTAGCAACCAAAGCTACAGACTATACAAAGAAACAGCACGTTTTTCGGTTACAAACAGCCGATCAAGCTGAATATCTCTTCCAAACGAGTGATTCAAAAGAATTACAATCTTGGGTGGAgacaattaattttgtttgtgcCTCATTTTCGGCACCCCCTCTGGAGGGTGGTGTTGGTAGTCAGAAACGTTTTCAACGACCATTATTACCAAGCACACATACAAAGTTACTTATG AAGGAACAATTAACATCGCACGAGCATCAAGTGATTCAATTGGAAAATACTGTAGCCGAACATAAAAAAGGTCCAATACCAAGTAAAGGACTTCCATTACAAAATTATaaggaaaaagaaaattacTTACAATATGAG CTACGTCGCTACAAAACCTACGTGTCAATCCTCAATGCTAAGCTTCTTGCCGACCAGCAAATGGAGTTGCAAAATAACTGCCTAATAAATCCCGATGATCCCGAAGGTATTTTCGGTGGTGGAGGAGCAGGAAATGGTAGCCGTACCATTATAACTGGTATAGGAAATCCAACTCAACCCTCGAATAGCATTATTTTGCAATCACCTggccagcaacaacaacaatcacaACAATCTCAGCAGCAACAAACAACAACAGCTAACAG gaaaaaggaaaagaaataa
- the LOC129915517 gene encoding PH and SEC7 domain-containing protein isoform X3, which yields MAEELMVVLKRSENSGFGFSLLGTTGPPHVIYDIVENSPAAECGAVEAGDIIVKVNGTDVHRYTTKEVLKCLRLSDDLVTLELKRDPKIKARIKEQLASTKNLHYNSDSPRESPNIFDIKTSSRKSDPLTSSIRRPPTQLSPSSSTTKILVESPCRPSRIPTALALKCPAPKNVQHSPQHKRPRPSQIPKANANGGGGNNFQLTNSFYTQQSEPGTNSNSNNFKELGDQQQQIKEPQSAPPTTKARFEAYMMTGDLILNLSRTPQSSNLIPAHAKKVDSLRDSPNRAAARANGALAPRASGESTPSSSSASPSHSESSDSVNLIKKKDKTNNRKDHSINNTYSSNNSSDRQFRKDSLTNDTLLLCEELDRDEEDEEDNNDDDEEDVEEEDEEIDPDEQDKLDEESLDEFNYEISPAPYASDSQRGGGDVQQTQECLGSEFNDDLSAGVTSSSSSFKQKLLQQQQQRNSDRVRIQQTAATATIDLVDSSSARDYTGPSSQYHHHHHHHHHHHAHHRQQHYQQQQQQQIQIQQQNNSSSSSSSTTVKSEANSSPDETSFSVPTSPISLSTPLLDVKETANSVPTSPEPSGINEAAVIRRQHHHNGVVRKCDSAGFRTSKSEDHLQQVQREGIAAVIPIDIDEDVNSSLNTLLDTRQDSEDSQASNRDRIVWTYNAPLPTNQQQQQYPNHHYPQHYATTTSPNSHSSSISSSPQHTDSPASPTSVSSSVMSSSGSKGALGGAAGGGGGGGSSSGMAGNSTGQTNQNLGFLHCPVNGDQSVSEAISNISSPDYQDDDNLLSSRDLIGGMVLSDPSDSDSTILVSEAVQRKRDQQKLQQQQQQQLQQQQQQQQNEHKLVIQVRGLDSSNSTTSRSAYSELKDSEDELATLTEEPPTVVTANNSNSSNGNGNQQHQLQQQDSKESSPPVSDDGSDVESLHSYHYSPKAVDMPSAIRLAKRLYSLDGFKKSDVSRHLSKNNDFSRAVADEYLKYFTFEKKTLDQALREFLQQFSLSGETQERERVLVHFSKRFLDCNAGTFNSQDAVHTLTCAIMLLNTDLHGANISRKMTCAEFVDNLAELNDGENFPKDVLKYLYQAIKSQPLEWALDDESPDQQKQRNDNNMGAGQIGQNPFLDIPEPSAAIEYKKGYVMRKCCYESNYKKTPFGKRSWKMFYCTLRDLVLYLHKDEHGFRKSQMSDNLHNAIRIHHALATKATDYTKKQHVFRLQTADQAEYLFQTSDSKELQSWVETINFVCASFSAPPLEGGVGSQKRFQRPLLPSTHTKLLMKEQLTSHEHQVIQLENTVAEHKKGPIPSKGLPLQNYKEKENYLQYELRRYKTYVSILNAKLLADQQMELQNNCLINPDDPEGIFGGGGAGNGSRTIITGIGNPTQPSNSIILQSPGQQQQQSQQSQQQQTTTANRYIIFQILQNSQNNPENTTIISGNRIEILPNSP from the exons gttgaaGCTGGCGATATAATTGTAAAAGTAAACGGAACAGATGTCCATCGATACACAACAAAAGAGG TTTTGAAATGTCTGCGATTATCCGACGATCTCGTTACCCTAGAACTTAAAAGAG atcCAAAAATAAAAGCCCGCATCAAAGAACAACTAGCTAGCACAAAGAATCTTCATTATAATTCCGATTCACCAAGAGAATCTCCAAATATCTTTGATATTAAAACATCATCACGTAAATCAGATCCTTTAACATCGTCAATACGTCGACCACCAACACAATTAAGTCCCTCATCGTCGACAACGAAAATCCTTGTCGAATCACCATGTCGTCCTTCACGCATTCCAACTGCTTTAGCTTTAAAGTGTCCAGCACCGAAGAATGTCCAACATTCACCACAACATAAACGGCCACGGCCATCGCAAATTCCAAAAGCTAATGCCAATGGTGGCGGTGGTAATAATTTTCAACTCACCAATAGTTTCTATACTCAACAATCTGAACCTGGTACGAATTCGAATTCCAACAATTTTAAAGAGTTAGGTGATCAACAACAGCAAATAAAAGAGCCACAATCTGCTCCGCCAACAACAAAGGCACGCTTTGAGGCGTACATGATGACCGGAGATTTAATACTCAATTTATCACGAACACCCCAGAGTAGTAATTTGATTCCAGCTCACGCCAAAAAG GTGGATAGCTTACGTGATTCTCCGAATCGTGCTGCAGCCCGTGCCAATGGGGCTTTAGCACCACGAGCCTCTGGAGAATCGACACCATCATCTTCATCGGCCTCGCCATCGCACTCAGAGAGCTCCGACTCagtgaatttaattaaaaagaaagataaGACTAACAATCGAAAAGACCATAGTATTAACAACACATATAGTAGTAATAACAGTAGTGATAGACAATTCCGCAAGGATTCCCTAACTAACGACACATTATTGTTATGTGAAGAATTAGATAGGGACGAAGAAGACGAAGAAGataacaacgacgacgacgaggaaGACGTCgaagaagaagacgaagaaATCGATCCTGACGAACAGGACAAACTGGACGAAGAAAGCCTCGACGAGTTCAACTACGAAATTAGCCCCGCTCCTTATGCTAGCGATAGCCAGCGAGGAGGAGGCGATGTACAACAAACACAAGAGTGCTTAGGCAGTGAATTTAATGACGATTTAAGTGCCGGTGTTACATCGTCCTCCTCCTCATTCAAACAGAAACtcttacaacaacaacagcagagGAACTCTGATCGAGTTCGTATACAACAAACGGCCGCAACTGCAACCATTGATCTGGTTGATAGCTCATCGGCCAGAGACTATACTGGGCCATCATCACagtaccatcatcatcatcaccaccaccatcatcatcacgcGCACCATCGACAACAACACtaccagcaacaacaacaacaacaaatacaaattcaacaacaaaataacTCGTCATCCTCCTCGTCGTCAACAACTGTGAAAAGCGAAGCAAACAGCTCACCGGACGAGACTAGCTTCTCGGTGCCAACGTCACCGATATCGCTCTCGACGCCGCTGTTGGACGTTAAAGAGACTGCCAACTCAGTGCCAACCAGTCCAGAACCGAGTGGCATCAACGAAGCAGCCGTGATTCGACGGCAACATCATCACAACGGTGTTGTGCGCAAGTGTGATTCGGCTGGTTTCCGAACCAGCAAGTCAGAAGACCACTTGCAACAAGTGCAGCGCGAAGGTATTGCCGCTGTTATACCGATCGATATTGATGAGGATGTAAATAGCTCTCTTAACACGCTGCTAGATACTAGACAGGATTCTGAAGATTCTCAG GCATCAAATCGTGATCGTATTGTTTGGACATATAACGCGCCTCTGCCAActaaccaacaacaacaacaatacccAAACCATCATTACCCCCAGCACTATGCCACAACGACATCACCAAATTCGCATTCTAGTTCAATAAGCTCATCACCTCAGCACACAGATAGTCCGGCATCACCGACATCGGTTTCCAGTTCGGTAATGTCGTCGTCGGGTTCAAAGGGCGCCTTAGGTGGGGCAGCTGGTGGCGGAGGGGGAGGAGGTAGTAGTAGTGGCATGGCTGGCAATAGTACTGGTCAAACTAATCAAAATCTTGGCTTCCTTCACTGTCCAGTGAATGGAGATCAAAGTGTTTCCGAAGCGATATCGAATATCTCTTCACCTGACTACCAGGACGATGATAACTTATTGAGTTCACGCGATCTAATCGGTGGAATGGTCCTGAGCGATCCAAGTGATTCAGATTCCACGATACTCGTTTCGGAAGCAGTACAAAGAAAGAGAGACCAACAAAAGttacaacagcagcaacaacaacaattgcaacaacagcaacaacaacaacaaaatgaaCATAAACTTGTTATTCAAGTACGCGGATTGGATAGCAGTAATTCAACGACATCACGATCGGCATATTCAGAATTGAAAGATTCTGAAGATGAACTAGCCACTTTGACCGAAGAACCACCGACAGTTGTTACTGCAAATAATAGTAACAGTagcaatggcaatggcaatcAACAGCATCAGCTGCAACAGCAAGATTCTAAAGAATCTTCGCCACCGGTATCGGATGATGGCAGTGATGTTGAATCATTGCACTCGTATCATTATTCACCTAAAGCTGTTGATATGCCATCGGCAATTCGATTGGCTAAAAGACTGTACTCATTGGATGGCTTTAAGAAGAGTGATGTATCTCGGCAtttgagtaaaaa CAACGACTTCAGCCGAGCAGTTGCCGATGAATACTTGAAGTATTTCACATTCGAGAAAAAGACTTTAGACCAAGCGCTTAGAGAATTCTTGCAGCAATTTTCACTTTCTGGTGAAACGCAAGAACGAGAACGAGTTTTAGTTCATTTTTCGAAAAGATTTTTGGACTGTAATGCTGGAACTTTCAATTCACAAG aTGCTGTTCATACCCTAACCTGTGCAATAATGCTGCTGAATACAGATCTTCATGGAGCTAACATAAGTCGTAAAATGACTTGTGCCGAATTTGTTGATAATCTCGCTGAGCTAAATGATGGGGAAAATTTCCCCAAAGACGTATTGAAGTACTTGTATCAAGCTATTAAAAGTCAACCATTAGAATGGGCACT TGACGACGAATCTCCTGATCAGCAAAAACAACGAAATGACAATAATATGGGAGCTGGTCAAATTGGACAAAATCCATTCCTAGATATTCCAGAGCCATCGGCTGCAATCGAATACAAAAAAGGCTATGTGATGCGAAAATGCTGTTATGAatctaattataaaaaaa CTCCCTTTGGAAAGCGTTCctggaaaatgttttattgcaCACTACGGGATTTAGTATTATATTTGCACAAGGATGAACACGGATTCAGAAAAAGTCAA ATGTCCGATAATTTACATAATGCAATCCGTATTCATCATGCGCTAGCAACCAAAGCTACAGACTATACAAAGAAACAGCACGTTTTTCGGTTACAAACAGCCGATCAAGCTGAATATCTCTTCCAAACGAGTGATTCAAAAGAATTACAATCTTGGGTGGAgacaattaattttgtttgtgcCTCATTTTCGGCACCCCCTCTGGAGGGTGGTGTTGGTAGTCAGAAACGTTTTCAACGACCATTATTACCAAGCACACATACAAAGTTACTTATG AAGGAACAATTAACATCGCACGAGCATCAAGTGATTCAATTGGAAAATACTGTAGCCGAACATAAAAAAGGTCCAATACCAAGTAAAGGACTTCCATTACAAAATTATaaggaaaaagaaaattacTTACAATATGAG CTACGTCGCTACAAAACCTACGTGTCAATCCTCAATGCTAAGCTTCTTGCCGACCAGCAAATGGAGTTGCAAAATAACTGCCTAATAAATCCCGATGATCCCGAAGGTATTTTCGGTGGTGGAGGAGCAGGAAATGGTAGCCGTACCATTATAACTGGTATAGGAAATCCAACTCAACCCTCGAATAGCATTATTTTGCAATCACCTggccagcaacaacaacaatcacaACAATCTCAGCAGCAACAAACAACAACAGCTAACAG ATACATCATCTTCCAAATTCTACAAAATTCCCAAAACAACCCCGAAAACACTACAATCATATCTGGAAATCGAATTGAAATATTGCCAAACTcaccataa